One Deinococcus sp. YIM 134068 genomic region harbors:
- a CDS encoding ATP-dependent Clp protease ATP-binding subunit, which translates to MNRYDDRARLVFHYAREEGNRLGHAMVGPEHLLLGLMREGGTAATILGEFGASLDGLRRRVEEIIGRGEGSRLNDAPSITPRARRVMELASAEARSLGAQVTSTEHILLGIIREGDGVAFRILQELTKDVDTIRWRVLAQGDGTPGGKPAKPVATPFLDEYGRDLTKQAREGKLDPVIGRSEEIRRVTQILTRRTKNNPVLIGDPGVGKTAIVEGLALAIFEKRTPPNLHDVRLVSLDLSGVVAGTKYRGEFEERLRQIIEELRNAKVMAFIDELHTLVGAGGAEGTLDAANILKPALSRGEIQVIGATTTGEYHRYIEKDAALERRFQPVIVLEPSPAETLQILRGLRPRYEEHHGVQIPDAALELAVRIGERSLPGRNFPDKAIDLIDEAASRVRLNMSVGLPITENEDGEPMVAREDIESVINSMGGIYSEESAAQLSDLEDQLTDQVYGQPEAVKALSSALRRARVGLGGRTRVAASFLFVGPSGVGKTHLARALSRTLFGSERSLIRVDMSEFQESHSISKLIGSPPGYVGYEQGGRLTEAVRRQPFSVILLDEIEKAHPDIYNTFLQVLDDGRLTDGLGRTVDFRRTIIIMTSNTGFNVNPTVGFSPVTPDNNAPLRHIFTPEFLDRLDDVIRFRPLGEDELVRVAQQLMGEMREELASRELTVTFDPAIAAWLVSKLKARSPKHAVGSSRQLRTLVREEIEDPLALELIGSVGEELRVVLGQDGIQFERGKAAPPQILA; encoded by the coding sequence ATGAACCGATACGACGACCGCGCCCGCCTCGTGTTCCACTACGCCCGTGAGGAGGGCAACCGCCTCGGGCACGCGATGGTCGGCCCCGAACACCTCCTGCTCGGCCTGATGCGCGAGGGCGGCACCGCCGCGACCATTCTCGGCGAGTTCGGTGCCTCCCTGGACGGCCTGCGCCGCCGCGTCGAGGAGATCATCGGGCGGGGCGAGGGCAGCCGCCTGAACGACGCGCCCTCCATCACCCCCCGCGCCCGCCGCGTGATGGAACTGGCGAGCGCCGAGGCCCGCTCGCTCGGCGCGCAGGTCACGTCCACCGAGCACATCCTCCTCGGCATCATCCGCGAGGGCGACGGGGTGGCCTTCCGCATCCTTCAGGAACTCACGAAGGACGTGGACACGATCCGCTGGCGCGTGCTGGCGCAGGGGGACGGCACGCCCGGCGGCAAGCCCGCCAAGCCCGTCGCCACCCCCTTCCTCGACGAGTACGGGCGCGACCTCACGAAGCAGGCCCGCGAGGGCAAGCTCGACCCGGTGATCGGGCGAAGCGAGGAAATCCGCCGCGTCACCCAGATTCTCACCCGCCGGACGAAGAACAACCCCGTCCTGATCGGCGACCCCGGCGTGGGCAAGACCGCCATCGTGGAGGGCCTCGCGCTCGCCATCTTCGAGAAGCGCACGCCGCCCAACCTGCACGACGTGCGGCTGGTGAGCCTCGACCTCTCGGGCGTCGTCGCGGGCACGAAGTACCGGGGCGAGTTCGAGGAGCGGCTGCGCCAGATCATCGAGGAGCTGCGGAACGCGAAGGTCATGGCCTTCATCGACGAGCTGCACACCCTCGTCGGCGCGGGCGGCGCGGAGGGGACGCTGGACGCGGCGAACATCCTCAAGCCCGCCCTGTCGCGCGGCGAGATTCAGGTCATCGGCGCGACCACCACGGGCGAGTACCACCGCTACATCGAGAAGGACGCCGCCCTGGAACGCCGTTTCCAGCCGGTGATCGTGCTGGAACCCAGCCCCGCCGAAACGCTGCAAATCCTGCGCGGCCTGCGTCCCCGCTACGAGGAGCACCACGGGGTCCAGATTCCGGACGCGGCGCTCGAACTTGCCGTCCGCATCGGCGAGCGCAGTCTGCCGGGGCGCAACTTCCCCGACAAGGCCATCGACCTCATCGACGAGGCGGCGAGCCGCGTGCGGCTGAACATGAGCGTGGGCCTGCCCATCACCGAGAACGAGGACGGCGAGCCGATGGTGGCCCGCGAGGATATCGAGAGCGTCATCAACTCAATGGGCGGCATCTACTCCGAGGAGTCGGCGGCGCAGCTCAGTGACCTCGAAGACCAGCTCACCGACCAGGTGTACGGCCAGCCGGAGGCGGTCAAGGCCCTCTCCAGCGCCCTGCGCCGTGCCCGTGTCGGGCTGGGCGGGCGCACCCGCGTGGCGGCGAGCTTCCTCTTCGTCGGTCCCAGCGGTGTGGGCAAGACGCACCTCGCCCGCGCGCTCTCGCGCACCCTCTTCGGCTCCGAGCGGTCGCTGATCCGGGTGGACATGAGCGAGTTTCAGGAGTCGCACTCCATCTCCAAGCTGATCGGGTCGCCTCCCGGCTACGTGGGCTACGAGCAGGGCGGGCGGCTGACCGAGGCCGTGCGCCGCCAGCCCTTCAGCGTGATCCTCCTCGACGAGATCGAAAAGGCGCACCCCGACATCTACAACACCTTCCTTCAGGTGCTCGACGATGGCCGCCTCACCGACGGACTGGGGCGTACGGTGGATTTCCGGCGCACGATCATCATCATGACGAGCAACACGGGCTTCAACGTGAACCCGACGGTGGGCTTCTCGCCCGTCACGCCCGACAACAACGCGCCGCTGCGGCACATCTTCACGCCCGAATTCCTCGACCGTCTCGACGACGTGATCCGCTTCCGCCCGCTCGGGGAGGACGAACTCGTGCGGGTGGCCCAGCAGCTCATGGGCGAGATGCGCGAGGAACTCGCCAGCCGCGAGCTGACCGTCACCTTCGACCCGGCCATCGCCGCGTGGCTCGTGAGCAAGCTCAAGGCCCGCAGTCCCAAGCACGCGGTCGGGTCCAGCCGCCAGCTTCGTACCCTGGTCCGCGAGGAGATCGAGGACCCGCTGGCGCTCGAACTCATCGGCAGCGTGGGCGAGGAACTGCGCGTCGTGCTGGGGCAGGACGGCATTCAGTTCGAGCGCGGCAAGGCGGCACCGCCGCAGATTCTGGCGTAA